Part of the Amphiura filiformis chromosome 9, Afil_fr2py, whole genome shotgun sequence genome is shown below.
GTTAAACATTTACAATACCCTAAAAATCATTGACAGTTTTCtttggtacgcccatttcctttttaaaggaatttttattggacACTaaatccttaattttatttcaaccgaattagcaagcacaatatggtgggtaccaattttatataggcctacattaatgacattttaaagaaaaattttcaaatttctgacctgcgcaaatcgttaagtgtgcaTTTCCCAAGACATCCAAAATGGTGTATTCAGTACGCACCGTATATACAGGCGAGTCTAGACTAAACTCGCCCACACTGAGTAAAGCCCATTGGGAATATCCTTGTGAAGTACAAAGAATCTCATGTGAAAATGTACAGCAAGCTATTACTACAGAAATATCACATATTCCACTTGCCGTTGAATCCTATCTTAACCAGCTGTGTTTCTATTTATATATTCCTGTTTTAAATTACCACTTCTGCTCATAAACTTTGATTAAAACAGGGCAAAATTGCAGTGACTCTGTTGCATTTTTAGCCAGCATAGCCAGTGATCAATTAGGCACCTCACAGTGAGTCACACAACGTgtatgtatttcattttatatgCACAGCATAAATAGACAGTGCATGCAAGTCAAATCTGTGTAAGATACTGACTACAGCCATGGTAGTTGACCTGTCATGATAATGCTCAACaataaaatgcccccccccccgacaaaaaaatgacagaaaaagtgcccctctgacaaaaaatgaaagagaaaatcaggagggcaaaggaaaagaaaaagggcaaggagcctgaattcagggccaaaatagtgtaaaataccattttttcacgctacgcgcacacatcatcccaataaggcccttttcgggcagctcgaagacatacagggactatgtattgtatgatgcaactgcaattttttttcgtcatgtcccccaaaattttattttgcccccccctaattaagaaagctggctacgcccctgggtgaTATGCCGAAACAAATCAGCCAATAATATTGCACCACACATATTAAAACAAGTAGAAACAGAACTtgctgttgcaccagacacattgctcaacatggtatcatgtggatgcaaacaagatgcaacaacatgacatgcagcagcaagaaacttgagactcttctgtacattgatgtgcagcaaatgctgtggtcagtcttgcagcaacacagcacatgtactagttggggacaatgaggaggagaccgaaccaacattgcagaacattaatgcagaagacacagtgcaagttgattaagTTTAAGGTATACCATTTAATTGCATTACATCACGTGGATACtgatgtgaacataggcttaagtcATCTTGGCATGAGCTGAACTCAGCtcttttggaggcaaatagaaacaaatggtaactattgtattgtacacatggtaaaagcactgaatcaatattgtaaaataatgatggtaataatggtagtgaatttggatgatgtgcattataagtctgcttacaaatcatgagttttgaactttctccaatgccaattaacatgtcttaaacacttcttaggcggtcattttggacgccatcttgtattttggctttatatctaggtattgaaatccttcgaatacattttgaatatatccattatacctcaaacctatgtgagatattttgtatatatgtatttaacaagtctggttgaaaactaattttacttactaaaatggcagccattttggccgccatattggaaattggctacttaggatcattgaaaccgcttgcaaatgtttttaaaacattccttgtacctcaaaacatatatttagatgctttgtttgtgattttaacatgtctgggggcaaaattatgataaaaactgaaaatggcggccattttggacgccatcttggattttgaaggaagcacaagggggattcttggggacttttggaatttgattcgatacatattcctggacctatcctgaaaaaatcagcttgttatgagaaatgttaacctttttatgatatatgagctaatactattggcctagaatacaaaatataataaacaagcataaaagaatctgatacgaaaatttgttactctgaaacgttacaatcgtaattttcagtccaaaaatccacgagaaatgactcttgatacaacttaggcctatatttaaaaaacagaaacggctgcctgcatctggaactcttcataagtttgaaggtcttatttcatacatcagaattatctgcaagattgcaagatggctttaagtgaccgtggccctattggctaatgcacaaatttagattttctttctatttaaataatatgttaaagctttgccctgtagattacattcggtcaTTGAggtatggcctgtcaaaatggcgcgaaacaaaaacaaaaaattggcaacaactttctttttattttctatatttttgacaagtccagttgccagatgattttcagtaaagatttcagacacaattaaaagagctactgaggcatggtacatgggtagaacacactatactacaaaattacggttgcgttttggccaatttcaatttgcataattaattagggccgcttattagaaaagttgattagggccctaattaattatgcaaatggaaatttgccaaaggcatccatgggttttatatcttattttgtagccgatctgaatattttactttgtataattcttgcatatataattagaaaataaggcctacctgacaacattgcataacaaaaataaaagaaagttgttgccaacttcttggtttcgcgccattttgacaggccatattttggtaaccgaatatccgattaaaataaaattttcagtcttgtaatcaggagagaatggactcacatataaaaatctatatccaatagcgttaccttaaagctagcattataagtgtctccttaactaataacaaaaggtgcccactggtatcttggaggcattgtcttttttaaagacatttcttgttaatgttgatttatatttttttGGTACTATCCAAAAGTTGGGACTATTAATTTGCTTACAACTGGTGTAGAAAGTCATGTTCTGAAATGTAAACAAGAGCGACTCCGATTTGGCTGAAACAAAAGAGATACATAGCACAGACTCGCCaacgaattttttttttaagttggccTATAAATCATAATGACAGTTTGACACAACTTACAATACGGATCGTCCTCAGGAGGATGGATACTATTCTTGATCTTGATGACTGATAAAGACGATAAACGAGAGAAGACTGTTAAAACTATGTATGCTCTCTCTCATCTCAGCAGGGATGTGATGCTCGCTCTGCACAAATTCGCGGTTTTAACTTATACACAGCTCGTGTGCCATTATActagggcacacaccactaaataatcgtcccattgaaatacacgggaaaatgcaagaaagtaagtttgtttttctaccccatgtaacaacattttgaatattttgatcaaaccaacgtcttaaataaagattaaacttttatttaaatatgattttttgggacaagttgagactaacttaaaagatacgaactcctgaacagcgccatcccgaatttcagccgacactcttgcctccttaccagttccggccatgatattgttccgagggcctattacccatgcacattcgattcggaacattttctgaacagatttgtaatcttgagctcctattctatcgtttttatcaaaacaaccaagagtcactcaaatttggttcccttgggacgccgatatatttcgcattggcgctattttttaccggaactatgaagggttacatcaaatgcggaaggatttagtgtagtgcacccactaccagagagtagatattcttgagagggcactctattcacgaggTTTCTTTTCCTACGCTAAAAGATCACAAATtctggtggtttgcaaatgaaaagtgtccgcactatcgattgatttaTACGTAACTGTTatcaataatttattaggtttttcaatgcaatcgcctcgacccattaatacattatCTGTAGCAATCCGGTGAGTCCACTGCTACGCCCAAattaatactgatggagttttaatcaACGGGCTGAAACGTTctttgttctattgtgtcttattagagcgctgactgacattggaaaatgttgccaatcaatattcatgagagtgtacattcaacgtccagttttcgaaattgggtgacttgtgcttggcaggtgcgaaatacatctgactggccTCTTTAATTGCGTAACGCACAACgccattgatgtcatcgaatggctgcttagtgctgttaggcctatgtgttaagtttctataataattattattacatttattttcctttttttctttctctgcacttatttaTTCTTTACTATgcctacactaactttatcaccCCTCGGCCTCGctctccttctctctctctctctctctctccctccctctctctctctctctctctctctctcacttctctctccctctctccgtcttccccctctttcttttctttttgtcctctctcactctccccGTCATTCCAATAATATGTCCTTATCTATTatgttatttctttctcttcattttaCTCTTGCTCCCTTCCTGTAGACCCCCTCATTATCCATATCCCTCctaccctcttcctccctcatcccctctcaagacttctcacagggagaagctgcccctcccccaccccctctGGGTACGCCgatatttctatgccaatctccttaaaataaaatgtgaccCCTCTCGAGACTCAGAAGGTCAAGGAGGAGCAGGTTCGTGGTCTACTAAGTAGATCCAAGTAATCTTACTAAAAATAAAAgcaattaaaaacaataacagTGGACAACATAATTTGTAGGTAATCCAAAAGCaaaagtaattattattattaatacttcATTATTATGCAAATCAGTTGCAATCAAAACAAATATAAAGCATAAATTATAATATCATGAACAATGTACATATACAAACACTATGGCCATTTTGTCGCGAATAAAGAGTCATAATGAACTGCGATCTCGAAGCGAAGATAGAGGCTCAAGTACACATAAGCACAAGTTCATTATCACGCATACAAGTTCATGcgttcaacaaaatggaagtaaaTGTAGAAAAAGTGATCGAATCCACCAACGGTATCGGGGTGCGATAAAGAGTTCGTTGCATCCAAACTCACAAGTTCATCAACTTGAATTGACTAAAGTAAATCTGCGAAGGCGCTCATCGCCTTTCATGTCAAGGGATTATGAGACGGCAAACAACCATATACGTATGATGATGACAGCGACGTTGGTGACGGGTACCTCAAGCGACAGGCGACATCATGATGGAGCGTCGTCAGCAAGTGCTGATGGTCCCGGCACCTGTATCAAACAAAGAAGAGTCTTAAGAGCAAAGGGTGCAGATGTTCCGTCGCTGGCTTCAGTATTGGAATGATACAATGGTTTGAATTACCCATTTTAAATAGTAAACTATATCTACTAAAATAATATAAGTCTAACTACTAAGTGCGTAAACATAAACATAAGTGAAATCAGATAATATGACAATCAAACATGATCATGCCTGTCAATCATCCAAACCATGATTGAAATATAAATAAttggaaataataaaataatccaaactatataaaaatataacacatCCTCGCAGGAGCGTATTACATCATGATCATGGATATGGCACATCACAACTCCTACTTGTCATATCATTAAGAATATCTAATTGTAATACACAATCATCAATTGATCAAATGCATATAAAAGACCAAACTATTCACAAGCAAAAGTACATGACCCAGTTCCAAGTATATTAAGGTCAACCACTTTGGTTGGCATGGCAACACAAATAAGTTCCAGCTTCATTCATCATGAGCAGTCATGTGACTCAAACTTGTGGAAGAAAAAAGTCCTTGGTGTATACTACCGGAATTATGGTCTTCTCATCACACattcaaatataattaaataaacatcttttaaAGTGAGCATCTTTCATCAGTTAAAGCCAAAAGTCAACTTCATAGTTATGAAAGTGATCAAATGGTATAAACAAACTAGAATTAgcatataattaattaattgcatcaggattaattaattaacattcaaaaatagtaaTTAGTAGCCTTGTGACTAATTGGCTGATTGTATACTATTTAACCAAGAACATAATAATTATCTTAATGTTGTCATACTTGAAATTGAAAGTCATCATTCATGAAAGACTTTATTCTAAGTAGGAGCAAGTATCTAAACAAATTAACACTGCCAATTAATACTATTTACATTCCTCCATTCATAAAATGCATACCAACAGGTAAGTAGGCAGGTCAAACACCTTGCTCCTATTGTGACCACAAAGAGGATTCCAAAGTAAAATTAAGTCCTCTTTGGCACCGTGTTGATAAATCATCATGGTGATGAGCATAGCACAAAAGATTGATTTATCAAGGGTATGACTCATTTCTTAGAACTTCTGGTAGAAGTTTTCACATCAACAAAATAATATCCTGAGTTACTTTTTGGTACTACCTCTGCTATGGCTCTGTACAAATGAATGTGCGGACTAGGGGTCGGCACAGGTAACTCGGACTAAATATTCTCTGTTAAACTTTCAGTTAGGAAAGTTTCAATAGCAATTACACAACTAAGTTTAAGTTCCTCATTAAAACTATTGTGTTTAACTCAAAGACCAACTTCAATATTATTAATTATGTGAAATTTGGTAATCACATAAATATCAGAAAAATAAGCTATGACTTTGGGTCATGGTGTTGGTCATAAAACCTCAATTATTAAGTTATGATATCGTTAACAATAATTCCTATACATACTGATAACAACATAACATAATCAAATTCTACAATATATAAGTGAACACATAtgggatatataggcctacataaatataatatcaaaatgtggatCACATTTTGTCAGCCTTAATTATATCAAATTCTTCAAAACAGCGAAGATACGATTTGCGCATATTATTCACAttatcaattttgatataaataaaatcaCATCATCTTGAATcttaaaagataaaataaaacattatcTTATGATCCCATATGATATCACTAATTAACATTACACATAAATATCTACAAAAGTGACCAAAAAATGGTGGTGCTTACCTGTATCAAACAAAGAAGAGTCTTAAGAGCAAAGGGTGCAGATGTTCCGTCGCTGGCTTCAGTACTGGAATGATACAAGTTGCAATCCATGTTGCCAGCACTTAGGGTGTGTCATCGCACCCCCAATACACCTACATCTCAAGAACCCTATGTTAGTTATTGTTTTAACTGACCATCTGCTGCTGACTCATCTAACCAATTTTGGGTCTATTCCCTAAGATTTGAGGAATTGGAATTTAGCTTTGCACCCAAAGTGATGATGTCACTAACAGGATGGAAAAGAATGTCTTTGTGGTATCTCAGGGTCTTCCAAGTAAACAGGGGCACAAAACTGGGTCACAATGGTTAAtaagttttatggttttatatactTACCATACCTTAGTACATCTCTAAATAATATAGGTTTAGGGGATCAAATTAGAGAGTGTTACACACTCCTCTCCTAGAATATTGTCGTCCCCGACAACCACATACGGTGAgattattattatatacatgtataataacaaCAGAATGCACTAGATCCTGGGCATAGATAATTTCATAAGACTCTGCATCATCTGTGCATTTTGTTGCACCAAACCCATCTGCTGTTGCATCAATGACATCATGCTTTCAGCAGAAGAGTGAGGAACAGCTGGTGCAGGCACCTTCATGGCTTTTGACCAGGAGGATTGCTGCCCTGGACCATAATATTGCAGCCGTTGGGGCTGCTGCTTATGTCGTGCAGACTTCCTCTGGCTTGTATCCTGAGCCGAAGGTCCCTCATCTTCTTCTTCTGGTGGTGCCTCCACACCGTCTTCTTGCTCAGCCAGATCTTCCTCCGGAATGCCGTCCTGACTGCCACTGCCCAGTGACATCGCATCTCCATCCTGACCAGTGTCAGGTGTGGTATCCGAGTCAGAGTGCGAATCAGGGGGTTCATCATGAGGTTGGTGCTCCTCTTCGGCTGGCATCGAGCTCAAGACTTCAACCCCGGTGCCAATACAATATTCGTCTTCGCTATCAGACTCCGAAATGGACTCTGATGAGGTATTGGGAGCTTGGCGTCTTGTTTGCTGTCTTGTTCTCCTTGGAGGTGGCTTAACAGGGGGAGGCTGTTGTGGTGGCGTGGGGTCAGGAGTGAATCGACAGGGCAGCAACATATTTCTATGAAGAGTGCGCTCTGGTCCATCACCACTCTCTGGCCTCACCCGATAAACTGGCATACCATCTCCACACTGTGCTATCACCAGATACACATCACTTTCCCATTTATCGGCCAACTTTCGGTTTCCACGAAGCCTCACATTCTTCACAAGGACACGATCTCCAGGTTTAATTGCGAACTCACGCACCTTTGCGTCATAACGGCGCTCGTTCGCGGCTGCTCGTTTTCCAGCCTTCTCTGCCGCTAGGTGGTGAGCTCTTTGGAGACGGTCCTTAAGCTTCTGGGCATACCGGCGATGGGACATGTGGCCCTCAGAACTAGGGGAAACACCAAGTCTAAGGTCAATAGGAAGATGTGGTTCTCTACCGAACATGAGGAAGTAAGGTGACATTCCCGTAGCTTCACTTCTAGTACAGTTGTAAGCATGCACAAGTGGGGCAACATGGGAACGCCAATTCTCCTTTTTCTCATCCTCGAGAGTACCCAACAAATTCAACAATGTCTGGTTGAATCTTTCACACTGACCATTCCCTTGTGGATGGTAGGGGGTGGTCCAACTCTTTTTGATGTCCATCAACCGACAAAGCTCCCTAATGACCGAAGACTCGAAATCTCGGCCCTGATCTGAGTGAAGCCGCTCTGGAAATCCATAGTGGATGAACACATTCTCCCAGAGGGCTTTAGCCACAGTGGTTGCTTTCTGGTCCCTGGTTGGAATCGCAAATGCGTATCTGGTAAAGTGGTCAGTGATGACCAAGACATTCCTGGTGTCCCTGGCATCAGGCTCTATCTTCAGGTAGTCCATGCACAGTAGCTCCATAGGTCTGGTAGTCTCTATGGACACCATTGGAGCTGCTGTGATTGCACGGGCTTTCCTTCTAATGCACCGTTCACATGTGCTACAGTGGTTTTCTACTGTTGTCTTCATCAGTGGCCAATAGAAGCGAGAGCGCACAAGGTCAAGGGTTCGCTCAAAGCTGGGGTGCCCAACTTCATCATGTAGACCCTTGAGTGCCTCTGCTCTAAATTGGCTTGGCAAAACCAACTGTAGCCTGTCTTGGTTATTGGGACCCATGGTCTTCCTGTACAGCACATCACCATTGAGTGTCAGTTTGTCCCACTGTCTATATAACAACTTGGTCTCCTCAGGCTGTACTACTATTTCTGCACGACTAGGCTTCTTTCCAAGAGAAAGTGAGAGCCACACATGACCCATCTTGGCATCCTTCCGTTGTAGGTGGCGCCATTCCTGTAGGTTGATCCCTGACAGGAGGTTCTGACCCACAGGGTCAATGAACTGAGGCGGGATAACATCTGGAGAGTCACTTATAGAATCCACCAGGGGGTCATCATCGTCGTCAGAAGCCTCAGGACCATTGACAGGTCTGGGATCAGAGTCTGTCGCATTGGTGGCTGCACATGTGACTGCAGGCCGTCTGATACCATGGCTTGCGCAAATTGCAGCAAACATTGGGGAAGTGATGGTTGCAACATGGTCTAGAGGTGCAGCGGTAAGTGATGCTATCGTAAGTGTCTCAATGGGCTTACCCAGAAAACGAGCTTTCATCTTCCCAATCTGATCTTGAAGATGGATATACTCCTCATCTTCATAGGGAGGCTGTTGTGGTCTTCGAGAAAGACCATCAGCATCTTGATTATTCTTACCTGGCTTGTACTTCAGATCGAAGTCAAAATTCACCAAAGATGCTAACCACCTCTGACCTGTTGCATCCAACTTGGCTGTCGTCAGAATGTATGTCAAAGGGTTGTTATCAGTGAGGACTTTGAAGTGGGTACCATACAGATAGTCAGCAAACTTTTCAGTCACTGCCCACTTCAAGGCCAGAAATTCCAGTTTATGAGCTGGGTAATTGGCCTCGCTCTTCGATAACCCTCTGCTGGCATAAGCCACTGGTTTCAACTTGCCATCATGTTGCTGATATAGTGCCGCACCCAAACCAGTTGTACTGGCATCGGTATGTAAGATGAAGGGGGCGCTGTAATCGGCAAACTGTAGAGTGGGGGCAGTCGTGAGTCTTGTGATCAGGGTGTCGAAAGCCACTTGGCACCGCTCAGTCCAGTTATCACCGAAGGGAGTTTCTGGGCTGGGCCGCTTGACTTCAGCCTTCTTGGCTGGCCTAGAGGGAGCTCTAGCCTGACCTCGCTTCTTCCTCACTGGCTCGTACAAGGTCATAAGCTCAGTCAAGGGCTTGGCGATCTTACTATAGTGCTGTATGAAGCGGCGATAATAGCCTGCGAAGCCCAAGAAGGATTTCATTTCCCTTACATTCTTGGGTCTCGGCCAAGACTTAACAGTCTCGATCAGCCAGGATCAGTCTCTACACCTCTGGCAGATATAACATGCCCCAAGCACTTCACTGATGGTTGGACGAACTGGCACTTCTCTGGGTTCAACTTTAACCCGTACTCTTCCAGACGGGAGAGTACTCGATCCAGCTTCTGCTCATGTTCCTCCAATGTTTTGGAGAAAACCAGAAGGTCATCCAAATATACCATGACATCAGTGAAGGCCATGTCTCCAATGCACCTTTCCATCAGCCTTTGGAAGGTGGCAGGTGCATTGCAGATTCCCTGAGGCATTCTATTAAACTCATAGAACCCCAGGGGGCACCAGAAGGCAGTCTTCTGCTTGTCCTCCTCTTCCATCTCTATCTGATAATACCCAGATTTGAGGTCCAGACATGAGAACCAGGCTGCCCCAGTTAGAGAATGGAGAGTTTCCTCGTTCTTAGGAATGTTATACTGGTCACGCACGGTTCTAGCGTTCAACAATCTATAATCGACCGTCAGCCTAAGATCGTTGTTCTTCTTACGGACCAGGACAATTGCAGAAGCATAAGGGCTTTCTGACTCACGAATTATACCCTTAGCCAGAAGGTCCTGGATGTGCTTCCTAGCATCCTCAAAGTCTGCTGGAGCTATCCTACGACTCCTCTGGCGGAAGGGGGTGTCATCATTCAGGTTGATGTGGTGCTTCACAGCGGAAGTACCCCCAATGTCCAGGTCATGTGTGGAAAAGGCTTTCTGATGCCTATCCAACACCTGACGGGTCCTCTCTTTCCATTCAGGAGAGATCGGAGAGTCACTGACACTGAACAGTGGAGGTACCTCAACGCTGGTACTCGCAAGCTGGGCAAAGACTTGCTGGCCCTTTGTCGAATCAGTTTTATCAAAATCAGGGGCAATTCAGAGTCAGGTACGAAGGCCTGGCCTATCAGATGTCTGTTCCCCAGTTTGATAGATTTTTGCAAGCTGTTACACACTCGCAACTTAATCTTCGCAAATTGCCCTTGAGGCAATGTTATCAAACATGGGGGCACCATCAGACCTCCCGCTAAGGTGGGATGGGCCTCCACTAGCACCTGCATCTCTGTATTGCACGGCTTCCTGATGCCACACACTAACTCCACTGTGCTACCACCGTGAACTACCGTTGGGTTGAGGAGTTTTACCTGGCCCAGGAGACCATCTTGGCCACACTTTTCAAGCGTGGCAGCCTCTGCGTAGGCGGTCAACCAGGCCGTACTTACCTGCAACTTCTGTGTAAACCTCTTACCTGCAACCCTCCGGCAGTCATGGAGCATGGTCTGCAGCAAGCTGGAGTTGGTGCCCAGTAGAAAAGGGGTGTCGCGATTTGTGTCGTTGTCCGGCATAACCAGAGCCAGTGTCCTCACAGTCTTCTTAACCCCAGCCTCAATCTCCATGGGCGTGACATTGACGGCAATGTAGCCCAGGTAGGGGACATTCTGCCCACCAGCCCCGGTGACACCCAGGTCACTGAGGGGCCATATCTTCCGATGAGACAACTTGGAATTATAGAAAGACTGTGAGATGCAAGTCACTTGCGATCCACTATCTAAAAGTGCCTGGCACTGTTTGCCGTCCAATGACACGGTCGCTAGCATCCTTTCACCCACCAGTCCTGGGGGGACTGTGGAGGGCACCTTTGAACCCGAGCCTGCTACATTGGATGTGTGGGGCATATTAAATGATATTTGGGCACCCGCCTGCCCTCTTTCAGGCGCCCTTCGCCATTTCCCGATCATTGCGCTCGTGCTAGCAGCTTCTGCTGCACGAGCTCAGGATTTGGGGTGGCGTCACAAGCCGCTTGCATGTGGCCTTGCTGTCCGCACTTTGTAGCAAAAAGTGGTAGGCCGCGGTCTCTGTCTGTACTGTCGGCCAGTGTTGCCCCTCTGTACATCCTCCAGTGCCTTCTTCAGCCTGCGCACTTCAGCAACTAAATCAGTCGTGTCACCCTGCTTGGATGCGGGTGACCGCTCACCTCTTGTGGCTGAGGAAGGTCCTGGGGCTTGAAGAGCGGCAACCTGAGCCTTCAGTTCACGCAGCTCTCTGGCCATACCATCTGATTGGCTTAGGGCTGCGGTAACATTAGAGTGGGCCTTTTTAGCAGGTTTGTCCAGCTGGCGCTTTTCCAGCCTTGACAACTCTGCTGCCTCTTCTATGCGGACCTCCTGCAGCAGCGCAACGAAACTTGGGGGGTTCCCCTTCCGTTGGCGAAGCTGCAGGGTACCCACCAGGCCTTCGCTGTAGATACAGCCCTTGATGAGCTGCGATAGCCTAAGGGAATCGGCCTCACTATCGCTGACCTCCCCGAAAGCAATGGCCCGATCTAAGGCCTCCTCCAACCTGGTCAGGTAGGAGGATGGGGTCTCGCCCGATTTTTGATAAGTCTCTCGGAAAACGAGGTACAGCTCACCTGTCTCACAAGCAACCCCAAATGCTTTCCTGAGCTGTATAATCAGCTCAGGGGCTGTCAGCGATGATCCGGACGCCAGCATGGCCTTCCGATACACTGTTAGGGCAGGTGGAGTTAGGCCATCCACCAACCTGGAGCGTTTCTCTTCGTCGGAGAGGCTCGAGTCCTGGGCCACCTGGTCCGCATGTTGGACCCAGGTCTCGAAAGGAAGTTCACCGCTGGGTACGGGGGACTTCCAGGAGAACATCCGCAGTCGGCGGTACTGCGGTTTCGTCAAGTGTTTCCCGATGGTGTACACAT
Proteins encoded:
- the LOC140160931 gene encoding paraneoplastic antigen Ma2 homolog, producing MAAASKTGHNKWAQEKGIDLEHAIVILGIDSDVKTEVIESELKDSGSGKVIDRRDVAEGEDKIHEVLYQFKGKVSSLLLGANITITGGTKWDILQLKDQPADDDFAAKLQEFLTLHNKSLGDLQESIPGAVHNHVYTIGKHLTKPQYRRLRMFSWKSPVPSGELPFETWVQHADQVAQDSSLSDEEKRSRLVDGLTPPALTVYRKAMLASGSSLTAPELIIQLRKAFGVACETGELYLVFRETYQKSGETPSSYLTRLEEALDRAIAFGEVSDSEADSLRLSQLIKGCIYSEGLVGTLQLRQRKGNPPSFVALLQEVRIEEAAELSRLEKRQLDKPAKKAHSNVTAALSQSDGMARELRELKAQVAALQAPGPSSATRGERSPASKQGDTTDLVAEVRRLKKALEDVQRGNTGRQYRQRPRPTTFCYKVRTARPHASGL